One region of Mucilaginibacter sp. 14171R-50 genomic DNA includes:
- a CDS encoding S41 family peptidase, which produces MNKRMISKYKKPAMYVGGLALVISIWSFNDDLFQISKNLDVFASVYKEVNINYVDDINSAKLIKTGVDAMLQGLDPYTEFVPESEIEEYKLHYVSTQYGGIGASIFLRDKKVYVSDVFEGFPAQKADIRQGDQMLKINDIDLEGKTNDQVSQLLKGSKGAVIKLLMKREGEAPVAKSLTRDEIKQPNVVYSGMVAGNMGYIKLNKFLENSADEVTSALISIKKNNPSGIILDLRSNGGGILQEAVKIVNLFVQKDVQVVSQKGKIKEKNFTYSTVATPLEPNLPLVVLVNGRSASASEIVAGALQDLDRAIIIGQRSYGKGLVQQTFNLPYNSLVKVTVAKYYVPSGRCVQELDYTHRKDDGSVIKVADSSIHEFKTKNGRSVYDGSGIYPDIFIKQDRFANITQALVSKLLIFDYATKYRNTHPAPINPKTLTLTDQDYADFIKYLDGKNYTYSTISEKMLNSLKTEATKEKQFSQIQAEYDALKAKMASSKQNDLQLHKDEIKQVLENEIASRYAYERGRYEANFKYDKELAEAVKTMQDKPQMASILNGVGDYKVIGKPLLAMAGKKAADKDDEDDD; this is translated from the coding sequence ATGAATAAACGCATGATAAGCAAGTACAAAAAACCCGCTATGTACGTGGGCGGGCTTGCTTTGGTTATAAGTATCTGGAGTTTTAACGATGATCTTTTCCAGATCTCAAAAAACCTGGATGTTTTTGCATCGGTATATAAAGAAGTGAACATTAATTATGTTGACGATATAAACTCGGCCAAACTGATTAAAACCGGCGTTGATGCCATGCTGCAAGGTCTGGACCCCTACACCGAGTTTGTCCCCGAATCGGAAATTGAAGAGTATAAACTGCATTATGTAAGCACCCAATATGGTGGCATAGGCGCCAGCATTTTCCTGCGCGATAAAAAGGTTTATGTATCTGATGTATTTGAAGGCTTCCCTGCGCAAAAAGCAGATATACGCCAGGGCGACCAGATGCTTAAAATAAATGATATTGACCTTGAAGGTAAAACCAACGACCAGGTAAGCCAATTGCTTAAAGGGTCTAAAGGGGCAGTTATTAAACTTTTGATGAAACGCGAAGGCGAAGCGCCCGTAGCCAAAAGCCTTACCCGCGACGAGATAAAACAACCCAATGTTGTGTACTCGGGCATGGTGGCGGGCAATATGGGTTACATAAAGCTGAATAAGTTTCTTGAAAATTCGGCCGATGAAGTAACCAGCGCGCTTATTTCCATTAAAAAGAACAACCCAAGCGGCATTATTCTCGATCTGAGATCAAACGGTGGGGGTATTTTGCAGGAGGCTGTAAAGATTGTGAACCTGTTTGTACAAAAGGATGTGCAGGTGGTGTCTCAAAAAGGCAAAATAAAAGAAAAGAACTTTACTTACAGTACGGTAGCTACCCCGCTTGAACCCAACCTGCCGCTGGTGGTTTTGGTAAACGGCCGTTCGGCATCAGCGTCAGAAATAGTTGCCGGCGCTTTGCAGGACCTTGACAGGGCCATAATCATTGGTCAGCGCAGTTACGGCAAAGGGCTGGTGCAGCAAACCTTTAACCTGCCTTACAATAGCCTGGTAAAGGTAACGGTAGCCAAATACTACGTGCCATCAGGCCGTTGCGTGCAGGAACTGGATTATACCCATCGTAAGGATGATGGCAGTGTAATAAAGGTTGCCGATTCTTCTATCCACGAGTTTAAAACCAAAAACGGCCGCTCGGTTTATGATGGCAGCGGTATTTATCCAGATATTTTTATAAAACAGGACAGGTTTGCAAATATTACCCAGGCACTGGTTAGCAAATTGCTGATATTTGATTACGCTACCAAATATCGTAACACCCATCCTGCGCCTATAAACCCAAAAACATTAACTCTCACTGATCAGGATTACGCCGATTTTATCAAATACCTTGATGGTAAAAACTACACTTACAGCACCATATCTGAAAAAATGCTGAACAGCCTTAAAACCGAGGCCACTAAAGAGAAACAATTTAGCCAGATACAAGCCGAATATGACGCGCTGAAAGCCAAAATGGCCAGCAGCAAACAAAATGACCTGCAACTGCACAAGGACGAAATAAAGCAGGTGCTTGAAAACGAGATAGCGTCGCGGTATGCGTATGAACGGGGCCGGTACGAGGCCAATTTTAAATACGACAAGGAGTTGGCCGAAGCCGTAAAGACCATGCAGGATAAACCACAGATGGCATCGATACTAAATGGAGTAGGCGACTACAAAGTTATCGGTAAGCCCCTGTTAGCTATGGCAGGCAAAAAAGCAGCCGACAAAGACGACGAGGACGACGACTAA
- a CDS encoding porin family protein, protein MKKCLLSVAILCVAAISAKAQFSLGAKAGINFSKISTDNVKESTVAGYQAGLFARFGSSLYLQPELYLGSSGGKFDFNSNGSTVTSDGKVTFTSLNVPLLIGKGFGGDNLNVRIMAGPIFSYILDKNQNFSDNVSGAYNDFGNYKKSTLGYQVGGGIDIGHITADLRYEGGLTKINENYGQRQNLWALSVGFKFF, encoded by the coding sequence ATGAAAAAATGTTTGTTAAGCGTAGCTATACTATGTGTAGCGGCAATAAGCGCTAAGGCGCAATTTTCTTTAGGTGCCAAAGCAGGCATCAATTTCTCTAAAATTAGTACCGATAACGTAAAGGAATCTACCGTGGCAGGTTACCAGGCCGGTTTATTTGCGCGTTTTGGCAGCAGCCTGTATCTGCAGCCCGAACTTTACTTAGGCAGCAGCGGCGGTAAGTTCGATTTTAACAGCAATGGCAGTACCGTAACTTCTGATGGCAAAGTAACTTTCACCAGCTTAAATGTGCCGCTGCTAATTGGCAAAGGCTTTGGTGGCGATAATCTTAACGTGAGGATAATGGCCGGGCCAATATTCAGTTACATATTGGATAAGAACCAAAATTTTAGCGATAATGTAAGCGGAGCCTACAACGATTTTGGTAACTACAAAAAAAGCACCCTGGGCTACCAGGTAGGTGGCGGTATTGATATTGGCCACATAACCGCCGACCTGCGTTATGAAGGCGGCCTCACCAAAATAAACGAAAACTACGGCCAGCGCCAGAACTTATGGGCGTTAAGCGTAGGGTTTAAATTCTTTTAA
- a CDS encoding Lrp/AsnC ligand binding domain-containing protein, giving the protein MPHRKPQNLEIDNLDIQILSILMKNATTPYTEIAKELIVSGGTIHVRMKKLEEMGVIKGASLEVNPQKLGYDVTAFLGIFLEKGSQYNEAVKQLKMVPEIVELHYTTGSWSIFAKIVCHDTNHLREVLNENIQSVKGIQRTETFISLEESIKRQITLD; this is encoded by the coding sequence ATGCCTCACAGGAAACCTCAAAATTTAGAAATTGATAATCTGGATATACAGATATTATCGATATTGATGAAAAATGCGACTACTCCATACACCGAAATCGCAAAGGAATTGATAGTTTCTGGCGGGACCATACACGTGCGGATGAAAAAATTGGAGGAGATGGGTGTAATAAAGGGTGCCAGCCTTGAAGTAAACCCACAAAAGCTTGGTTATGATGTAACCGCTTTCCTGGGGATATTCCTTGAAAAAGGTTCGCAGTATAACGAAGCTGTGAAGCAATTAAAAATGGTGCCCGAAATTGTAGAACTGCATTATACTACCGGCAGCTGGAGCATTTTCGCAAAAATTGTTTGCCATGATACCAACCATCTGCGCGAGGTTTTGAACGAAAATATCCAAAGTGTAAAAGGCATACAGCGCACCGAGACATTTATATCATTAGAGGAAAGCATAAAAAGACAAATAACGCTCGATTAA
- a CDS encoding thiamine pyrophosphate-dependent enzyme, translating to MIFDRKKIDNDGLITFYKKLLLPRLVEEKMLILLRQGRIGKWFSGIGQEAIAVGSTLALNADEYILPMHRNLGVFTTRNIPISRLMAQWQGKASGFTKGRDRSFHFGTQEYKIIGMISHLGPQLALADGIALADKLKNNKKVTLVYSGEGATSEGDFHEALNIAAVWDLPVIFLVENNGYGLSTPVNEQYRCTSIVDKAVGYGMEGRRIDGNNVLEVYHTINELANELRENPRPVLIECMTFRMRGHEEASGTKYVPQHLFDEWKQKDPLDCFEKFLLDEGVLRQEWVPYLRNEFTTLIDAEVEKVFSEPDIIPHLQTEVQNMYRLYNVPRHTPSEVSTNKRYIDAISDGLRQSMRMHNNLVIMGQDIAEYGGAFKITQGFVDEFGKDRVRNTPICESGVVGAAMGLAINDYKAIVEMQFADFVTCGFNQIVNNLAKTYYRWGQTVDVVIRMPTGAGSGAGPFHSQTNEAWFTKTPGLKVVYPAFPDDAKGLLMSAVDDPNPVIYFEHKNLYRSMSGNVPDDDYYVEIGKARVVREGTRASIITFGLGVHWAIAYADNHPDQSIEILDLRSLQPWDKDAVVQTVKKTSKVLILHEDTLTSGFGGEIAAYIGEHCFKYLDAPVMRCASLDTAIPMNKALEDQFLAKARLEETMDTLLKF from the coding sequence ATGATTTTTGACCGGAAAAAGATAGATAACGACGGTTTGATAACGTTTTATAAGAAACTGTTATTGCCCCGCCTGGTCGAAGAGAAGATGTTAATTCTGCTCAGGCAGGGCCGTATTGGCAAATGGTTCTCGGGCATAGGGCAGGAAGCTATTGCTGTTGGCAGCACTTTAGCCCTTAATGCCGATGAGTATATCCTGCCCATGCACCGCAACCTGGGCGTATTTACAACGCGCAATATCCCCATATCGCGTTTAATGGCGCAGTGGCAGGGCAAGGCATCGGGCTTTACCAAAGGCCGCGACCGATCATTCCACTTTGGCACACAGGAGTATAAGATCATCGGCATGATATCGCATCTTGGCCCGCAGCTGGCCCTGGCAGATGGCATAGCACTTGCCGATAAATTAAAGAACAATAAAAAAGTTACGCTGGTTTATTCCGGCGAAGGCGCTACGAGCGAAGGCGACTTTCATGAAGCGCTTAATATTGCCGCCGTTTGGGATTTGCCCGTTATTTTCCTGGTTGAAAATAATGGCTACGGGTTATCGACCCCGGTTAATGAGCAATACCGGTGCACGTCGATAGTTGACAAGGCTGTTGGCTATGGCATGGAAGGCCGCCGCATTGATGGAAACAACGTACTGGAGGTTTATCATACCATAAACGAGCTGGCTAACGAGTTACGTGAAAACCCACGCCCGGTGCTGATAGAATGCATGACCTTCAGAATGCGGGGACACGAGGAAGCCTCGGGCACCAAATATGTTCCGCAGCACTTGTTTGACGAATGGAAGCAAAAGGACCCGCTGGATTGCTTTGAAAAGTTTTTACTTGATGAAGGCGTACTGCGGCAGGAATGGGTGCCCTACCTGAGAAACGAATTCACCACCCTTATTGACGCCGAGGTGGAAAAGGTTTTCAGCGAACCGGATATTATCCCTCATTTACAAACCGAGGTGCAGAACATGTACCGCTTATATAACGTGCCGCGACATACCCCTTCAGAGGTAAGCACCAACAAGCGCTATATTGATGCCATAAGCGACGGTTTGAGGCAAAGCATGCGCATGCATAACAACCTGGTTATTATGGGGCAGGATATTGCCGAATATGGCGGCGCCTTTAAAATAACCCAGGGCTTTGTTGACGAATTTGGCAAAGACAGGGTGCGAAACACCCCAATTTGCGAATCGGGCGTGGTGGGCGCGGCTATGGGCCTGGCCATAAATGATTATAAGGCCATTGTTGAAATGCAGTTTGCCGATTTTGTTACCTGCGGTTTTAACCAGATAGTGAACAACCTGGCTAAAACTTATTACCGCTGGGGCCAAACGGTTGATGTGGTTATACGCATGCCCACAGGCGCGGGCAGCGGTGCAGGGCCATTCCATTCGCAAACTAACGAGGCCTGGTTTACAAAAACGCCGGGGTTAAAGGTAGTTTACCCCGCCTTTCCGGACGATGCCAAGGGCCTGCTCATGTCGGCCGTGGACGACCCTAACCCGGTAATATACTTCGAGCACAAAAACCTGTACCGCAGCATGAGCGGCAACGTGCCTGATGACGATTACTACGTGGAGATAGGTAAGGCCCGGGTGGTGCGCGAGGGCACCAGGGCCAGCATTATTACCTTTGGGCTTGGCGTGCACTGGGCCATAGCTTATGCCGATAACCACCCTGATCAGTCAATTGAGATACTTGACCTGCGCAGCCTGCAACCCTGGGATAAGGATGCAGTTGTACAAACCGTAAAAAAAACCTCGAAAGTACTTATACTGCACGAAGATACGCTCACCAGCGGCTTCGGTGGTGAAATAGCCGCCTACATAGGTGAGCATTGCTTTAAATACCTGGATGCGCCTGTAATGCGTTGTGCCAGCCTTGATACGGCTATACCTATGAACAAAGCCCTTGAAGACCAATTCCTGGCAAAGGCGAGGTTAGAGGAAACTATGGATACCCTTTTGAAGTTTTAA
- a CDS encoding DUF4198 domain-containing protein, which translates to MKHFYVKLLIMLSFFGLVAFIPDHFLMPENFYLHKGDKFNLHLLTGENLVKEREVPYTTTQTTKFMIYEGSKKTDLSKITKNDALPLLNYNLQDDGLVMVEMNTNELNEIPREDFIPYLTEQGYDEIADKLKNSNALNFTEKYNRYLKTLITVDEPRGNAYEKVLGDDFEIILKHNPYKLNYGDGLTGQVFFKGKPFTGQVMLYIKTASGNVYPQKFTSDASGKVYFSVTREGIYLLRATRFEASKGKDADYESWVASYTFAFSNHNDEPNTYKEFGFGDKH; encoded by the coding sequence ATGAAGCACTTTTACGTTAAATTACTTATAATGTTGTCGTTTTTTGGTTTGGTAGCTTTTATACCCGACCATTTTTTGATGCCCGAGAACTTTTACCTGCATAAAGGCGATAAATTTAACCTGCACCTGTTAACAGGCGAAAACCTGGTTAAAGAGCGCGAGGTGCCTTACACTACCACGCAAACCACTAAATTTATGATCTATGAAGGGTCGAAAAAAACCGATCTTTCCAAGATAACTAAAAATGACGCTTTGCCGCTGTTAAATTACAACCTGCAGGACGACGGCCTGGTAATGGTTGAAATGAACACCAACGAATTGAATGAGATACCACGCGAGGACTTTATACCATACCTTACCGAGCAGGGCTACGACGAAATAGCCGATAAGTTAAAAAACAGCAACGCGCTTAATTTTACCGAAAAGTACAACCGTTATTTAAAAACCCTGATAACAGTTGACGAGCCGCGCGGTAACGCCTACGAAAAAGTTTTAGGAGACGATTTTGAGATCATCCTGAAGCATAACCCGTACAAACTTAATTATGGCGACGGGCTTACCGGGCAGGTGTTTTTTAAAGGCAAGCCATTTACCGGGCAGGTAATGCTGTATATTAAAACGGCATCGGGCAATGTGTACCCGCAAAAATTTACCAGCGATGCATCGGGCAAAGTGTATTTTAGCGTTACGCGCGAGGGGATATACCTGCTAAGGGCTACGCGGTTTGAGGCCTCAAAGGGTAAAGACGCCGATTACGAATCGTGGGTGGCCAGCTACACTTTCGCGTTCAGCAATCATAACGACGAGCCTAATACCTATAAGGAGTTTGGCTTTGGCGATAAGCATTAA
- a CDS encoding dihydrofolate reductase family protein, with the protein MRKIILNVAVSLDGFIEGPNGEYDWCLDDQDYGMEAFYANTDTIFIGRKSFELIRSDTGMFPVKHMYVFSDTLVPQPGEEITVISSENFESAVAEIMEADGGDIWLFGGAELVTAFMKKRLVTELMLSIHPLILGAGKPLFKDIKERVALTLIDQKAYNTGLLQVRYELKPWFDPQKLPFLG; encoded by the coding sequence ATGCGTAAAATAATTTTAAATGTTGCAGTAAGCCTTGATGGTTTTATTGAAGGGCCTAACGGCGAGTACGATTGGTGCCTTGACGACCAGGACTATGGTATGGAAGCGTTTTATGCCAACACCGATACTATCTTTATCGGACGTAAAAGCTTCGAGCTTATCCGCAGCGATACCGGTATGTTCCCGGTTAAGCACATGTACGTGTTTTCGGATACGCTGGTACCCCAACCGGGTGAGGAGATCACGGTTATTTCGAGTGAAAACTTTGAAAGCGCCGTTGCAGAAATTATGGAAGCCGATGGCGGCGATATCTGGTTATTTGGCGGTGCTGAACTGGTAACAGCTTTTATGAAAAAACGTTTGGTAACAGAGCTGATGCTCTCGATCCACCCGCTGATCTTAGGCGCGGGGAAGCCGTTGTTTAAAGATATTAAAGAAAGAGTGGCGCTGACGCTTATAGATCAGAAAGCTTATAATACGGGGCTGCTGCAAGTCAGGTATGAACTGAAACCCTGGTTCGACCCGCAAAAGCTCCCGTTTCTTGGATAG
- a CDS encoding LutB/LldF family L-lactate oxidation iron-sulfur protein codes for MGSTAEEFLVASEQKAFEMDHRSIINKNIDKYDIAFNRGRSRMINLENTKRKGHTIKWKVMENLDKFLPEFESNFQKRGGKVIWANDAEEANREILNILQKAGAKTVIKSKSMATEEIHLNGFLEQHGIESLESDLGEYIVQLLGQEPYHMVTPAMHLSIEDIAKLFNEKFGSPLDSTAEQLTQKARELLREKYLQADAGISGANFLIADTGSICITENEGNARLTTSFPKIHIAVVGIEKMIPSMADLDTFWPMLATHGTGQNLTVYNTILSGPRQAHETDGPDEMYVVLLDNGRTNLLAQKEQRQGLYCIRCGSCLNVCPVFQNIGGHTYDTTYGGPIGSVIAPHMRGMAEFKHLSYASSLCGKCTEVCPVKIDIHKMLLLNRRDAVNEGLAPTVEKWGWAGWKKGMLKRSLTDFFSGKMKNRMMKLFFKKSWGHYKQMPEVAQKSFSQMWKEETRPDKHA; via the coding sequence ATGGGAAGCACCGCTGAAGAATTTTTGGTAGCCTCGGAACAAAAGGCGTTTGAGATGGACCATCGTAGCATCATCAATAAAAATATTGATAAGTACGATATTGCATTTAACCGCGGGCGATCGCGTATGATCAACCTCGAAAACACCAAAAGAAAGGGGCATACCATTAAGTGGAAGGTGATGGAAAACCTTGACAAGTTTTTGCCCGAGTTTGAATCGAACTTCCAGAAACGGGGGGGTAAGGTTATCTGGGCGAATGATGCCGAAGAAGCTAACCGCGAGATCCTGAACATCCTTCAAAAAGCAGGTGCTAAAACCGTTATCAAGTCAAAGTCAATGGCTACCGAGGAGATCCATTTAAATGGATTTTTGGAGCAGCATGGTATAGAATCGCTTGAAAGCGACCTTGGCGAATACATTGTGCAGCTGCTTGGCCAGGAACCCTACCATATGGTTACCCCGGCCATGCACTTATCTATTGAGGATATCGCTAAATTATTTAACGAAAAGTTTGGCAGCCCGCTGGATAGTACCGCCGAGCAGCTTACGCAAAAAGCCCGTGAGTTGCTGCGCGAAAAATACCTGCAGGCAGATGCAGGCATCAGCGGCGCAAATTTCCTGATAGCCGATACCGGCAGCATCTGCATTACCGAGAACGAAGGCAACGCGCGTTTAACAACCAGTTTCCCTAAAATACATATTGCCGTAGTGGGTATCGAAAAAATGATACCGTCAATGGCCGATCTGGACACGTTTTGGCCTATGCTGGCCACACACGGCACCGGCCAAAACTTAACGGTTTACAACACGATACTCAGCGGCCCCCGCCAGGCCCATGAAACTGACGGCCCCGACGAAATGTATGTGGTGTTGCTTGATAACGGGCGCACCAACCTGCTGGCACAAAAAGAACAGCGCCAGGGTTTATACTGCATACGCTGCGGGTCGTGCCTTAACGTTTGCCCGGTTTTTCAGAATATTGGCGGCCATACCTATGATACCACCTACGGCGGGCCTATAGGTTCGGTTATTGCGCCCCACATGCGCGGGATGGCAGAATTTAAGCACCTTAGCTATGCATCCAGCCTTTGTGGCAAGTGCACCGAGGTTTGCCCGGTAAAAATAGATATCCACAAAATGCTGCTGCTGAACCGGCGCGACGCGGTTAATGAGGGCTTGGCGCCAACTGTTGAAAAGTGGGGCTGGGCCGGATGGAAAAAAGGGATGCTAAAACGTAGCCTTACCGATTTTTTTAGTGGTAAAATGAAAAATCGAATGATGAAGCTGTTCTTCAAAAAATCGTGGGGACATTATAAACAAATGCCGGAGGTTGCTCAAAAATCGTTTAGCCAGATGTGGAAAGAGGAAACCAGGCCTGATAAACATGCGTAA